The genomic DNA AGATAACAGGCTTTGCAGGAATTTCATTGCAGCCGAACTCAGGCGCGCAGGGTGAATATACAGGATTGCTTGTAATAAGAGCGTATCATCACAGCAGAAATGAGCATCACAGAAACATTTGTTTAATTCCTTCATCTGCGCATGGTACAAATCCCGCAAGCGCAGTTATGGCAGGTATGAAAGTTGTTGTCGTTGCCTGCGATGCAGAAGGAAAAATTGATTTAAAAGATTTAGAGGCAAAAGCTGAACAGCATAAGGATAACCTTGCAGCATTGATGGTAACATATCCTTCAACGTTTGGAGTGTTCGACACAAATATAAAAGACGTTTGTAAAATAATTCATGATAACGGCGGACAGGTTTATATGGACGGCGCGAACATGAATGCGCAGGTAGGGCTTACAAGTCCTGACTTAATTAATGCAGACGTTTGTCATCTGAACTTACATAAAACATTCTGCATTCCGCACGGCGGCGGCGGTCCGGGAATCGGACCTATCGGAGTTGCAAAACATCTGGTAGAATTTTTACCGGGACATTGTGTTGTTCCTATGGGAAATAAAAATTCCATTAGCGCAGTATCGGCTGCCCCATGGGGAAGTGCAAGTATTCTCATTATTTCTTACGCATACATAAAAATGATGGGTGAAAGAGGACTGACGAGAGCAACACAGCTTGCAATCCTGAATGCAAATTATATAAAGGCAAGACTTGAAGATGATTACAAAGTATTATATAAAGGTGACAGGGGAATGGTTGCGCATGAGCTGATATTTGACGTTAGGGAATTTAAAAATTCGGCAGGTGTTGAAGTAGTTGATATTGCAAAGAGGCTGATGGATTACGGCTTCCACGCTCCGACAGTTTCGTTCCCGATTCCGGGAACATTAATGGTTGAGCCGACGGAAAGCGAATCTATTAACGAGCTCGACAGATTTATTACTGCAATGAAACACATAAGGCAGGAGATAAAAGAAATTGAAAACGGTATTTACGATAAGACTGATAATGTACTGAAGAACGCTCCGCACACTGCATACAGTATAGCAGCGGAGAAGTGGAACCACTCATACAGCAGAGAGAAAGCAGTTTATCCTGTGGCTTCACTGAGGGACCAGAAATTCTTCCCAAGTGTAGGCAGAGTGAACGATGCGCAGGGCGACAGGAATTTAATATGTGCCTGTCCTCCGACAGAAGCTTACGCAGAAGAAACTGTTTAGTTATCAGTTGTCAGTTTATAGTTTTTAGTAAAAGAAAGGCGTTCAGTTGAACGCCTTTGCTGTTATTGCAGTTATATAGTGAAATAGTTATAGAAATTTTTTAAATTAAGTTATGGAAAAATATAATTACATTACAGCAGACCCTTTGATTCTTGGAGGTAAACCAATTATAAGAGGAACGCGCATAAGTGTTGAGCTTATTCTTGAATGGATTTCAAACGGTTCTTCGATAAAAGATATTAATAAATCCTATCCCCATCTTTCAGAAGCCTCAATTAAGGAAGCTGTGCAGTATGCAACAGAATTTTTAAGAAATGAAATTTTTGTTGAAATAAAGCATGATGCTTGATGCAATTAAGAGATTGTAAATTTCTTATTGACGAAAATCTTCCGTCTGATTTCACACTCTACCTCCGAAATCAGAAGTTAGATGTAAAAGATATTAAAGAGGAAAATTTATTTGGTATTAATGATGTGGAAGTATTAAAACTTTCCAGAGATGAAAATCGAATTCTTGTAACTCAGGATAAAGATTTCGGTAAAATTGTTTACACAAGTCAGTATAGCTTTACAGGTATAATCTATCTTAAACCGGGACATATATCTGGAAAAATACACACAGATACTTTTGAGCATCTTTTAAATTCAGATTTAATTTTTAAATCATCTTTTATAGTTGTTGCAGAAAACAATAACGGTGATATAAAAATTCGATTAAGAAACGAATTAAAATTTTAACTCTTTAATACACACGTTATCCATTCAGGATTATCAGAGGTGAACGGCTCTGCACTTCCTGTGCGTTCAATCTGTATATCTTTCATTGTGTATCTCACAGGTAATTTGAACCCTGCAGCAGCTAACAGTTTTAAAAAATAATCCGGGTCATAAAAGTTTACAAAGTCCAGTCCTACAGAATCTTTTATTTTTCTGAAGACTTCTGTTCCGAAAATTCTGTTGTCTTCGTCAATCAATTCGGGTGTAATTCCGAAATCACAAGCAAAAGATGAATTGCTTGGGGCAAAGAATTTAAGAATATTTATAAAGTCTTCCTGTTTAAGATAATAAATTATTCCTTCCATAATTAAAATTGTCGGCCTGGCATTGTTCCATTCGTTCTCGAATAAATTCTGATGAAGCAACTCTATATTTGTTATATCACATTCAATGAATTTTATATTAGGACATATTCCGTTGAGATATTTTTCTTTATCCTTCATTAAGTATTTATCAATATCATATACAGTGCTTGAGGGATAAAGGGAAGCGAGTTCAACAGACATGGGAGCGATTCCCGCGGCAAGAATGACTACTTGTCCGTCTTTATTTTGTTCAAGAAAATTAACAGCGCATTTTCTGACGAAAAACTTCCTGTTACTTACTGCCTGAAAGTGCATGTAATGCTCTTTTACATCAAAGAGCTGAAGCAATGCATCGGCAGAGCTGAGGTCAAGGCGGTTAAAATAATCTATGGCATTTTGTGATTTCCAGATGTCAGGGGAGGTCCAGTTTAGTACAAGCGCAGAAGTATCTGAAATTATCATTATTGTGTTTAAATTAAGTCATAAAATTAAGTAAATTTATGATGTAAAAAAATATATAAGATATAAATTGTAATATTCTTTTTAATAAAAATATTCTAAATTTACCCATTGTAGAAATTAAATCTATTTCAAAATGCTAAACACAGAAAACTTCACTAAAGAACTCAATTCAGTAATCGCAAAAAGCAGTCTGCTTGAACATCCTTTTTATCAGAAATGGAATGAAGGCAAGCTTACTATAGAAGAATTGAGAGAATATGCAAAACAGTACTATCATTTCGTAAAGCATTTTCCAAGATTTGTCAGCGCAGTGCATTCAAATTGCGATGACATCGAAATAAGAAAAACTTTAGTTGAGAATTTAGCAGATGAAGAAGGATTCAAAACAGGAATCGAAAACCATCCTGCATTATGGATTAACTTTGCAGAAGGTTTAGGTCTATCAGCAGATGAAGTAAGAAATGCAGAGCCTATTGCTGAAGTAAATGAGCTTGTAAAAGGAATGTATGAATTAACAAAATCAGAAGATTACATTAAAGGACTTTCAGCATTATATGCTTATGAAATGCAGGTCCCTGAAATTTCAAAAACAAAAATTGCAGGTCTGAAAAATTTCTACGGAGTAGATTCAGAGAAGGCAATCGAATTCTTTACAGTTCACGAAGAAGCAGATGTGTATCACTCAAAAGATGAATTAGATATTATCTTAAAAAAGACAGATAACTCTGCAAAACAATTTCATGCAATTCATGCAGCAGATACTTCATCTAAATTAATGTGGAAATTCTTAGACGGAGTTTATCACAATTACTGTGTTAATTAATTAAATTTTATATTTAAAAAATTTGAAAGGGTTTGAAGAAGTTCAAACCCTTTTTTTATAAAATGAACTGATATGACTACTGAAGACGTATTGAATAATTATAAAAAAATTGCCGTGCTTGGCTTTTCGCAAAATCCTGTAAGACCAAGCAATCATATTACAATTTATCTTCAGAAGGTTGGATACACTGTTTACGGTGTGAATCCCGGACTTGCCGGAAGGGAAGTTGACGGCATAAAATGTTACGGCTCACTTTCCGAAATAAAAGATGAAGTTGATATTGTGAATGTATTCCGGAATGCAAGATACCTTCCGGAAATTATTGACGAAGTTTTATCATTGCCATATAAACCAAAAGTTATATGGACGCAGCTTGAAGTTGTGAACGCTGATGCTAAAGCAAGAGCTATTGCAGCAGGAATAGACTATGTGGAAGATAAATGCATCTATGTAGAACATAAATTAAACCCTAACGTTAAAAAGTGATTTTTATTTTATGAACACGAATAAAACAAAATTAATATATCAGATCTTAGCATTTGTAATTCCGTTTATTGCATATGTGATTACACTTGCTCCGACGGTAACATTCATTGATGCAGGCGAGCTTACCACAGTCTGCGCAAAACTAGGAGTAGCGCATCCTACGGGATATCCTTTGTTTACATTGCTTGGGCATATATTTAGCTTTCTGCCTACAGGTTCAGTTGTTTACAGTCTGAACTTTATGTGCGCAGTATTATCTTCAACTACAATAGTTATTTTCTTTAATTTAATGGTATTTATATTTTCAAAGTTAAAGCTAAATGACGATACTTGGGAAACTGCATTATCTGATACTGTAATTTACAATGTTTCTTTCGGGGCAGCTTTGATACTTGCTTTCTCGAAAACATTCTGGGATACTTCAAACGCAATTGAGGTTTATTCACTGCACACATTATTTATTGTTTCTAATATTTATCTTTTCCTCAGAGCCTGCAATGTAACATCATTTGATACTAAGGCAAACATTTTTCAAAGAGAAAAATACTGGCTGATATTTGCTTTTGTTCTGGGATTAAGTTTTACAAACCATCTATCAACAATTTTTCTTTCAGTAGGA from Bacteroidota bacterium includes the following:
- a CDS encoding class I SAM-dependent methyltransferase, coding for MIISDTSALVLNWTSPDIWKSQNAIDYFNRLDLSSADALLQLFDVKEHYMHFQAVSNRKFFVRKCAVNFLEQNKDGQVVILAAGIAPMSVELASLYPSSTVYDIDKYLMKDKEKYLNGICPNIKFIECDITNIELLHQNLFENEWNNARPTILIMEGIIYYLKQEDFINILKFFAPSNSSFACDFGITPELIDEDNRIFGTEVFRKIKDSVGLDFVNFYDPDYFLKLLAAAGFKLPVRYTMKDIQIERTGSAEPFTSDNPEWITCVLKS
- a CDS encoding DUF5615 family PIN-like protein, whose protein sequence is MQLRDCKFLIDENLPSDFTLYLRNQKLDVKDIKEENLFGINDVEVLKLSRDENRILVTQDKDFGKIVYTSQYSFTGIIYLKPGHISGKIHTDTFEHLLNSDLIFKSSFIVVAENNNGDIKIRLRNELKF
- a CDS encoding DUF433 domain-containing protein, giving the protein MEKYNYITADPLILGGKPIIRGTRISVELILEWISNGSSIKDINKSYPHLSEASIKEAVQYATEFLRNEIFVEIKHDA
- a CDS encoding CADD family putative folate metabolism protein, whose protein sequence is MLNTENFTKELNSVIAKSSLLEHPFYQKWNEGKLTIEELREYAKQYYHFVKHFPRFVSAVHSNCDDIEIRKTLVENLADEEGFKTGIENHPALWINFAEGLGLSADEVRNAEPIAEVNELVKGMYELTKSEDYIKGLSALYAYEMQVPEISKTKIAGLKNFYGVDSEKAIEFFTVHEEADVYHSKDELDIILKKTDNSAKQFHAIHAADTSSKLMWKFLDGVYHNYCVN
- a CDS encoding CoA-binding protein → MTTEDVLNNYKKIAVLGFSQNPVRPSNHITIYLQKVGYTVYGVNPGLAGREVDGIKCYGSLSEIKDEVDIVNVFRNARYLPEIIDEVLSLPYKPKVIWTQLEVVNADAKARAIAAGIDYVEDKCIYVEHKLNPNVKK